One genomic segment of Helianthus annuus cultivar XRQ/B chromosome 14, HanXRQr2.0-SUNRISE, whole genome shotgun sequence includes these proteins:
- the LOC110907888 gene encoding secreted RxLR effector protein 161-like, translating into MIVTENDVEEIARLEKNLFSNFEMKYLGNLKYFLGIEVLRSKRGIFICQKKYVLDLLAETGLIDCKPVDMPMVVNHNLYMELNGELADKERYQRLVGKLIYLSHTRPDIAYAVGVVSQFMHQPQVAHMEAAQRILRYLKGTAGHGVLFKANGNLNVELYTDIDWAGDKGNRRSTSGYFSLVGGNLVTWRSKKQKVVALSSAEAEFRGVARGLSEVLWIRKLLEDIGFSQRATPSKICFLKT; encoded by the coding sequence ATGATTGTCACCGAAAATGATGTGGAAGAGATAGCACGGCTGGAAAAgaatttgttttcaaattttgaaatgAAATACCTTGGGAATCTTAAGTATTTCCTCGGAATAGAAGTTCTCAGGTCTAAACGGGGGATTTTCATCTGCCAAAAGAAGTATGTCCTTGATCTCCTGGCGGAAACTGGTTTAATTGATTGTAAACCAGTAGATATGCCAATGGTGGTGAACCACAATCTTTACATGGAACTTAATGGCGAGCTTGCAGACAAAGAGAGATATCAACGGCTCGTGGGCAAATTAATTTATCTCTCCCACACTCGCCCTGATATAGCTTATGCTGTTGGAGTGGTAAGTCAGTTTATGCACCAACCGCAAGTTGCTCACATGGAAGCTGCTCAGAGAATTCTAAGGTATCTAAAGGGAACCGCAGGCCATGGAGTGTTGTTCAAAGCAAATGGAAATTTAAATGTTGAGCTCTACACTGACATCGACTGGGCAGGAGATAAGGGAAATCGAAGGTCAACATCAGGGTACTTCTCCTTGGTTGGTGGAAACCTTGTTACCTGGAGGAGTAAGAAACAGAAGGTGGTCGCTCTGTCGAGTGCAGAAGCAGAGTTCAGAGGCGTAGCTCGAGGGTTAAGCGAAGTTCTTTGGATCAGGAAACTTCTAGAAGACATTGGTTTCTCCCAAAGGGCAACACCCAGTAAAATTTGTTTTCTAAAAACCTAA